The Microbulbifer hydrolyticus genome has a segment encoding these proteins:
- the typA gene encoding translational GTPase TypA, with product MINNLRNIAIIAHVDHGKTTLVDKLLQQSGTLDRRSADSERVMDSNDQEKERGITILAKNTAIRWNDYRINIVDTPGHADFGGEVERVLSMVDSVLLLVDAVDGPMPQTRFVTQKAFEQGLNPIVVINKIDRPGARPDWVMDQVFDLFDSLGATDEQLDFPVIYASALNGFAGLDETDMADDMTPLFQMIVDKVEPPKVDMDGPFQMQVSALDYNSYVGVIGVGRIKRGTLKPNQQVVILDRDGNKRKAKILQVMGYLGLERVEVEQASAGDIVCITGVGELNISDTLCDPDHPEALPALSVDEPTVSMTFQVNDSPFAGKEGKYVTSRNIKDRLDQELIHNVALRVEQGDSPDKFKVSGRGELHLSVLIESMRREGFELGVSRPEVVQKEVDGEIHEPYEQVVIDVEEQHQGPIMEELGLRKADLTNMEPDGKGRVRLTFIVPSRGMIGFRSQFLTITSGSGIMTSIFDHYGPVKQGDVAKRINGVLVSMTKGKTLAYGLFALQDRGRLFLGHGEEVYEGQVIGIHSRGNDLVVNPTKAKQLTNVRASGTDDALTLSPPIRHTLEQALEFIEDDELVEVTPESIRIRKKILQENMRKRAKK from the coding sequence GTGATAAACAATCTGCGCAATATTGCGATCATCGCCCACGTTGACCACGGTAAAACCACCCTGGTAGACAAGCTCCTTCAGCAGTCAGGCACCCTGGACCGCCGCAGCGCCGACTCCGAGCGGGTGATGGACTCCAACGACCAGGAGAAAGAGCGCGGTATTACCATCCTCGCCAAGAACACCGCCATCCGCTGGAACGACTACCGAATCAATATTGTGGACACCCCCGGGCACGCCGACTTCGGTGGCGAGGTAGAGCGAGTGCTGTCCATGGTGGACTCGGTACTGCTGCTGGTCGACGCGGTGGATGGCCCCATGCCGCAGACCCGCTTCGTAACCCAGAAGGCATTCGAACAGGGCCTGAACCCGATTGTGGTGATCAACAAGATCGACCGCCCGGGTGCGCGCCCGGATTGGGTAATGGACCAGGTATTCGACCTGTTCGACAGCCTCGGCGCTACCGACGAGCAGCTGGACTTCCCGGTCATCTACGCCTCGGCACTGAACGGCTTCGCCGGTCTCGATGAAACCGATATGGCCGACGACATGACCCCGCTGTTCCAGATGATCGTCGACAAGGTTGAGCCGCCCAAGGTCGACATGGACGGTCCTTTCCAGATGCAGGTTTCCGCACTGGACTACAACAGCTATGTGGGCGTAATCGGCGTTGGCCGCATCAAGCGCGGCACCCTCAAGCCCAACCAGCAGGTGGTTATCCTCGACCGCGATGGCAACAAGCGCAAAGCCAAGATTCTGCAGGTAATGGGTTACCTGGGACTGGAGCGCGTGGAAGTGGAACAGGCCAGTGCCGGCGACATCGTGTGCATCACCGGTGTAGGCGAGCTGAACATCTCCGACACCCTGTGCGACCCTGACCACCCGGAAGCACTGCCGGCCCTGAGCGTGGACGAGCCCACCGTGAGCATGACGTTCCAGGTGAACGACTCTCCGTTCGCTGGTAAAGAGGGCAAGTACGTCACCTCGCGCAATATCAAGGACCGCCTGGACCAGGAGCTGATCCACAACGTGGCGCTGCGTGTAGAGCAGGGCGACTCTCCGGACAAGTTCAAGGTATCCGGCCGCGGTGAACTGCACCTGTCGGTACTGATCGAATCCATGCGCCGCGAAGGCTTCGAGCTGGGTGTATCCCGCCCCGAAGTGGTGCAGAAAGAAGTCGACGGCGAGATCCACGAGCCCTACGAGCAGGTAGTGATCGACGTCGAAGAGCAGCACCAGGGTCCGATCATGGAAGAGCTGGGCCTGCGCAAAGCGGACCTGACCAACATGGAACCGGACGGCAAGGGCCGTGTGCGCCTGACCTTTATCGTGCCGTCCCGCGGCATGATCGGTTTCCGCTCCCAGTTCCTGACCATTACCAGCGGCTCCGGCATCATGACCAGCATCTTCGACCACTACGGTCCGGTGAAGCAGGGCGATGTGGCCAAGCGTATCAACGGTGTACTGGTCTCCATGACCAAGGGCAAAACCCTGGCCTACGGCCTGTTCGCACTGCAGGACCGCGGCCGTCTGTTCCTGGGCCACGGTGAAGAGGTTTACGAAGGCCAGGTGATCGGCATTCATTCCCGCGGCAACGACCTGGTGGTCAACCCCACCAAGGCCAAGCAGCTCACCAACGTGCGCGCCTCCGGCACCGACGATGCGCTGACCCTGTCACCGCCCATCCGTCACACCCTGGAGCAGGCGCTGGAATTTATCGAAGACGATGAGCTGGTGGAAGTGACTCCGGAAAGCATCCGGATTCGCAAAAAAATCCTGCAGGAAAATATGCGCAAGCGCGCGAAGAAGTAA
- a CDS encoding TIGR03032 family protein, whose translation MVGAETGDRLCFDERSVRRVSAVAGNRKRLYLGGHYQLCRFENVLQPDQVANKIYDACYVARNAQFTGELGIHDLGVKQGGKLVFVNTAYNCLAEPSVTHSFRAIWKPDFISALVREDRCHLSGVAMVNGRPKYVTAASKSDSDGGWREHRDNGGIIIDVETNEIVCEGLSLPNSPRWHNGRLWVLNSGTGDLGYVDFESRRFVAHTFCPGFMRGLAIHGDYAIVGLSRPRDGRFEGLALDQNLADRDCEVWCGIQFINLGNGNVEHWIRLDGAVTELFGLTALPGVRCPMGVSQQGSASRAMITFEDKSGDGPQRQCE comes from the coding sequence ATGGTGGGCGCCGAAACCGGCGACAGGCTTTGCTTTGACGAACGCAGCGTGCGGCGGGTCAGCGCGGTCGCGGGCAACCGCAAGCGTCTTTATCTGGGTGGGCATTACCAGCTGTGCCGTTTTGAAAACGTGCTGCAGCCGGATCAGGTGGCGAATAAAATTTACGATGCCTGCTATGTCGCACGCAACGCCCAGTTCACCGGTGAATTGGGCATCCACGACCTGGGCGTCAAACAAGGCGGCAAGCTCGTATTCGTCAACACCGCCTACAACTGCCTGGCCGAACCCAGCGTGACCCACAGCTTCCGTGCGATCTGGAAGCCCGATTTTATCAGCGCGCTTGTGCGGGAGGATCGCTGCCATCTGAGTGGGGTGGCGATGGTGAACGGCAGGCCCAAATACGTTACCGCGGCGAGCAAGTCCGACAGCGATGGCGGCTGGCGCGAGCATCGCGACAACGGCGGTATCATCATCGATGTGGAAACCAATGAAATCGTATGCGAAGGGCTGTCCCTGCCGAATTCACCGCGTTGGCACAATGGCAGGCTTTGGGTGCTCAACAGCGGCACTGGCGATCTCGGCTATGTGGATTTCGAGTCCAGGCGCTTTGTTGCGCACACCTTTTGCCCGGGCTTTATGCGCGGTCTGGCAATCCATGGCGATTATGCGATTGTCGGCCTGTCACGCCCCCGCGATGGGCGCTTCGAAGGGCTGGCGCTGGACCAGAATCTGGCCGACAGGGACTGTGAAGTCTGGTGCGGAATCCAGTTTATCAACCTTGGCAATGGCAACGTCGAACACTGGATTCGTCTCGACGGTGCGGTCACCGAGCTGTTCGGCCTGACTGCGTTGCCGGGGGTGCGCTGTCCGATGGGGGTTAGCCAGCAGGGCAGCGCGAGCCGGGCCATGATTACTTTTGAAGACAAGTCTGGAGATGGTCCCCAACGGCAGTGCGAGTAA
- a CDS encoding TIGR03032 family protein, with amino-acid sequence MSNEATEKNQHEGNEPAAEASGQSTEASSEQVTEPTAGEQQKPKQEPVRKSCSSGLSSWMHQNQLSIAFTSYQSGRVYMVGAEPGGKLSFHERIFQRAMGIVGNRKRIYMGGLYQVWRFENVLQPGQVANKIFDACYVPRNAQFTGEVDIHELGIQKDGKIIFVNTKYNCLAEPSLTHSFRVIWKPEFISKIVPEDRCHLNGLAMVDGKPKYVTAVCKSDTIDGWRERRDNGGIVIDVETNKIVCEGLSMPHSPRWVDGKLWVLNSGTGYLGTVDFENKKFVPHTFCPGFMRGLAIHGDYAIVGLSKPRYERFEGLELDKNLADKDSEAWCGVQFINLKNGNVEHWIRLDGPVSELFDLTVLPGVRCPMGIGQQSKENLTMVTFEDATGTSAGASDAA; translated from the coding sequence ATGAGCAATGAAGCAACCGAGAAAAATCAGCACGAAGGCAATGAGCCAGCGGCAGAGGCATCCGGGCAGTCGACCGAGGCTTCCTCTGAGCAAGTGACGGAGCCCACTGCTGGCGAACAGCAAAAGCCCAAGCAGGAGCCTGTGCGCAAGTCCTGCTCCTCGGGCCTGTCGAGCTGGATGCATCAGAACCAGCTGTCCATTGCGTTCACTTCCTATCAGTCCGGCCGTGTCTACATGGTCGGCGCCGAGCCCGGCGGCAAGCTGTCCTTCCACGAGCGCATTTTCCAGCGCGCCATGGGTATTGTGGGCAACCGCAAGCGCATTTATATGGGCGGCCTTTACCAGGTGTGGCGTTTTGAGAACGTGCTGCAGCCCGGCCAGGTCGCCAACAAGATCTTCGACGCTTGCTACGTGCCGCGCAACGCGCAGTTTACCGGCGAGGTGGATATCCACGAACTGGGCATCCAGAAAGACGGCAAGATCATTTTCGTCAACACCAAGTACAACTGCCTGGCGGAGCCGAGCCTGACCCACAGCTTCCGCGTGATCTGGAAGCCGGAGTTCATCAGCAAGATCGTGCCGGAAGACCGCTGCCACCTGAACGGACTGGCAATGGTCGACGGCAAGCCGAAATACGTGACCGCGGTGTGCAAGTCCGACACCATCGACGGCTGGCGCGAGCGCCGCGACAACGGCGGTATCGTGATCGACGTCGAGACCAATAAAATCGTCTGCGAAGGCCTGTCCATGCCGCACTCTCCGCGCTGGGTGGACGGCAAGCTGTGGGTATTGAATAGCGGTACCGGTTACCTGGGCACCGTGGATTTCGAGAACAAGAAATTTGTACCGCACACCTTCTGCCCCGGCTTCATGCGCGGCCTCGCCATCCACGGCGATTACGCCATCGTCGGCCTGTCCAAACCGCGCTACGAGCGCTTCGAAGGCCTTGAGCTGGACAAAAACCTGGCCGACAAGGACTCCGAAGCCTGGTGTGGGGTGCAGTTTATCAACCTGAAGAACGGCAATGTGGAACACTGGATCCGCCTCGACGGGCCGGTCTCCGAGCTGTTCGATCTCACCGTGCTGCCGGGTGTGCGCTGCCCGATGGGTATCGGCCAGCAGAGCAAGGAAAACCTAACCATGGTGACCTTTGAGGACGCCACCGGGACCAGTGCCGGAGCCAGTGACGCGGCCTGA
- a CDS encoding DUF1707 domain-containing protein translates to MHGNYHKVAEYNGYELLDVYRKLEPTDLDEVVRFWRLNDALPEGLSDEEARQRTGQVAVAVVREGEIAALTSVYVAKAPRDGQPYYFYRKFVQPEHRIYLMWREMLAQTYEILKAWKPLHLPRKPLGVIVVPENRKLTRKSVLRAGNKIGFFTVGYLPNGDPVYGRKFDESVTSNLAAPQQNQAAAVSPRSGNQ, encoded by the coding sequence ATGCACGGAAACTATCACAAAGTAGCCGAATACAATGGCTACGAGTTACTCGATGTCTATCGCAAGCTGGAGCCGACCGATCTCGATGAGGTCGTGCGGTTCTGGCGCCTCAACGACGCTCTGCCAGAGGGGCTGTCGGATGAGGAGGCGCGTCAACGCACCGGGCAGGTGGCAGTGGCCGTGGTCCGCGAGGGTGAAATCGCTGCGCTGACCTCGGTCTACGTCGCGAAAGCGCCGCGCGATGGCCAGCCTTACTACTTTTATCGCAAGTTTGTTCAGCCGGAGCACCGCATCTACCTGATGTGGCGCGAGATGCTGGCGCAGACCTACGAAATACTGAAGGCGTGGAAGCCGCTGCACCTGCCGCGCAAGCCGCTGGGTGTGATCGTGGTGCCGGAGAACCGCAAGCTGACGCGCAAGAGCGTATTGCGGGCCGGCAACAAGATCGGTTTTTTCACCGTCGGTTACCTGCCCAATGGCGACCCGGTATACGGGCGCAAGTTTGATGAATCAGTAACAAGTAACCTCGCCGCGCCCCAGCAGAATCAGGCTGCGGCGGTGTCACCGAGATCTGGGAATCAGTAA
- a CDS encoding radical SAM protein — protein MQPILQGQNRQSPAEGPTISLCNTCYEEIPAEIRINDSGVHLHKTCPQHGPQDIRIESDADFYRRSLVSGPGQDYWYQVIGTTALEVTERCNVSCPSCYALPENGAQDPSIEELVAIAKQSVSEKSKTLILMGSEPTMRRDLPELIQALQKETGKPVSMYTNGIRLASEKYCDEVLPHLYSIAFSLHMRDYLPQPILFEKKLKALKNVVERRVRVNHISFSLRDLDDLDEVWEHCKEFWGVPHHFRIRTPSRVGRCDDEPFFLSDLLKAFVRKANSEGKKVVWYPADNNPYHVMVRVGEQFFRLIHFPGVEEANLSHLQSPPYALFMPELGETNLVHQFIMQEKDKKARTPMRAVERMPTSQIDGMELIQAVSV, from the coding sequence ATGCAACCAATCCTCCAGGGTCAAAACCGGCAATCGCCGGCGGAAGGGCCGACGATCAGTCTGTGTAATACCTGCTACGAGGAAATTCCGGCAGAGATACGTATCAATGACAGCGGTGTTCACCTGCACAAAACCTGCCCGCAACATGGGCCGCAGGATATCCGTATCGAGTCAGATGCCGATTTCTATCGGCGCAGCCTTGTCTCGGGACCGGGGCAGGACTACTGGTATCAGGTGATCGGGACGACTGCGCTGGAAGTTACCGAGCGCTGCAATGTGTCCTGCCCGAGTTGCTATGCGCTGCCGGAAAATGGCGCCCAGGATCCGTCGATTGAAGAGCTGGTGGCAATTGCCAAGCAGTCGGTGTCGGAAAAAAGCAAAACGCTGATCCTGATGGGGTCGGAGCCGACCATGCGCCGCGACCTGCCGGAGCTGATCCAGGCTCTGCAAAAGGAGACCGGCAAGCCTGTATCCATGTACACCAACGGTATTCGGCTCGCCAGCGAAAAGTACTGTGACGAGGTGCTGCCGCACCTCTACTCGATCGCGTTTTCCCTGCATATGCGCGACTACCTGCCGCAGCCAATCCTGTTCGAGAAAAAGCTCAAGGCACTGAAAAATGTTGTTGAGCGCCGGGTCCGGGTGAACCACATCAGCTTTTCCCTGCGCGACCTGGATGACCTCGATGAAGTGTGGGAGCACTGCAAGGAATTCTGGGGCGTGCCGCACCACTTCCGTATCCGCACGCCGTCCCGGGTGGGGCGCTGTGATGATGAGCCTTTCTTCCTGTCCGATCTGCTGAAGGCGTTTGTGCGCAAGGCCAACAGCGAAGGTAAAAAAGTCGTCTGGTACCCGGCTGACAACAATCCCTATCACGTGATGGTGAGGGTGGGTGAGCAGTTTTTCCGGTTGATTCACTTCCCCGGTGTCGAGGAGGCCAACCTCTCCCACCTGCAGTCACCGCCTTACGCACTGTTTATGCCCGAACTGGGTGAGACCAACCTGGTGCACCAGTTCATCATGCAGGAGAAGGACAAGAAGGCGCGTACACCGATGCGGGCGGTCGAGCGGATGCCCACATCTCAGATCGACGGTATGGAGTTGATCCAGGCGGTTTCGGTTTAA
- a CDS encoding sensor histidine kinase: MRLQMLRLVGVIALALVVVYSAITSLYSLHTRGPMEYSISAAQLAKSLQQGDRPLAQSFPASAMHFPDPLQRRLESGEIVGLNNNDDEILFYQLSGDNVLEIGPFPDQPAESVTQWRLFFIGAMLLVLLALTWPMFRDLHWLQKQAIQFSRKPYTVPREVGRRSPIYPLAETFRRMANIVTGYFQMNQDLARTIAHEIRMPLARIKFQLALDHSSEESKSGSGDESRRVINRATRDIEQLVDKFLSFARMEIHEEFIVPKQVSLETFFGDLGSTLEEQCPALEIGYYFPDDMPWFEPDSMAIAVQNLVVNAGKYARDRVDIRFEVDDDFCSLSVEDNGPGLAGDAVELTDAFTRAATDEQGYGLGLYIVKKVVMWHDGELAMDRSANLGGTRATLTWPNRPRGS; this comes from the coding sequence ATGCGCCTGCAAATGCTTCGCCTGGTCGGTGTGATCGCACTGGCCCTGGTGGTGGTTTACTCGGCCATTACCAGCCTTTACAGCCTCCACACCCGGGGGCCGATGGAGTATTCCATCAGCGCCGCACAGCTGGCCAAATCCCTGCAACAGGGCGACCGGCCGCTGGCGCAGAGCTTCCCCGCCAGCGCAATGCACTTTCCGGACCCGCTGCAGCGACGGCTGGAATCCGGTGAAATCGTCGGCCTAAATAACAATGACGACGAGATTTTGTTCTACCAGTTGAGCGGCGACAACGTTCTCGAGATCGGTCCATTCCCGGACCAGCCCGCGGAGAGCGTCACCCAATGGCGACTGTTCTTTATCGGCGCCATGTTGCTGGTGCTACTCGCACTTACCTGGCCCATGTTCCGGGACCTGCACTGGCTGCAGAAGCAGGCCATTCAATTCAGCCGAAAACCCTATACCGTACCGCGGGAAGTTGGTCGACGCTCGCCCATTTACCCACTTGCCGAGACGTTCCGGCGTATGGCGAATATCGTCACCGGCTACTTCCAGATGAACCAGGATTTGGCGCGGACCATTGCCCACGAAATCCGCATGCCACTGGCCCGCATCAAGTTCCAGCTGGCGCTGGACCACAGTAGCGAGGAGAGCAAAAGTGGAAGCGGCGACGAAAGCCGCCGCGTGATCAATCGGGCCACCCGCGATATCGAGCAGCTGGTGGACAAATTCCTGAGCTTCGCCCGAATGGAAATTCACGAGGAGTTTATTGTTCCCAAGCAGGTTTCACTTGAGACCTTTTTTGGCGACCTCGGCTCCACTCTCGAGGAGCAGTGTCCTGCGCTGGAAATCGGCTATTACTTCCCCGACGACATGCCCTGGTTCGAACCGGATTCAATGGCCATTGCGGTGCAGAATCTGGTGGTCAACGCCGGCAAATATGCCCGCGATCGGGTCGATATCCGTTTCGAAGTCGACGACGACTTCTGCTCACTGTCTGTGGAGGATAACGGCCCGGGCCTGGCCGGCGATGCCGTCGAGCTGACCGATGCATTCACCCGCGCCGCCACGGACGAGCAGGGCTATGGCCTGGGCCTGTATATCGTGAAGAAAGTAGTGATGTGGCACGATGGTGAATTGGCCATGGACCGCTCGGCAAATCTCGGTGGCACCCGCGCCACACTCACCTGGCCTAACCGGCCCCGGGGGAGCTGA
- a CDS encoding response regulator transcription factor: protein MSATNTSTGYNILLLEDDEQLASLIVRFLSERNCTVTHAADGKAFTMAMHHRHFDLILADVVLPDASGFQLLQQHKHQLGCPLIFMSALSSIEDQVCGLELGACDYLVKPVDPELLWAKIEANLRHIHRPSSATSSLNFGPLSVDTDSREARVNGTPLPLTSNEFDLLMIFADQPTQLLSREYLFRRAIGREFDGLDRVVDMRVSRLRKKLAAIPDGVIIRSIRGRGYSLNTVSGT, encoded by the coding sequence GTGAGCGCAACAAACACAAGCACGGGCTATAACATCTTACTGCTGGAGGACGATGAACAGCTGGCATCGCTGATTGTCCGCTTTCTCAGCGAACGCAACTGTACCGTTACCCATGCGGCGGATGGCAAGGCGTTCACTATGGCCATGCACCACCGGCATTTCGATCTTATCCTGGCCGACGTGGTGCTGCCGGACGCGAGCGGCTTCCAGTTGCTGCAGCAGCACAAGCACCAGCTCGGCTGCCCGTTGATTTTTATGAGTGCGCTGAGCTCGATCGAGGATCAGGTCTGCGGACTGGAGCTGGGAGCCTGCGATTACCTGGTCAAGCCGGTGGATCCTGAGCTGCTGTGGGCGAAGATTGAGGCCAACCTGCGCCACATACACCGGCCCAGTTCGGCGACATCCAGTCTCAACTTTGGCCCACTGTCTGTGGATACCGACAGCCGCGAAGCCAGAGTCAACGGAACCCCCCTGCCACTGACCAGCAACGAGTTTGACCTGCTGATGATTTTTGCCGATCAGCCGACACAATTACTCAGCCGGGAATATCTATTCCGGCGCGCGATCGGGCGCGAATTCGATGGCCTCGACCGGGTCGTCGATATGCGCGTGAGTCGGCTACGCAAAAAGCTCGCGGCCATTCCAGACGGGGTCATCATCCGCTCAATTCGCGGACGCGGCTATTCTCTGAATACGGTCAGCGGTACTTAG
- a CDS encoding DUF3019 domain-containing protein produces the protein MIKFLSLLMFVSLPFSAHTADLNLTPSLCAVGEEQQTCSLSVRVAFDADEVSHYCLTILGKGLVRCFWSGTKEELEVFITSEKDLIFQVTEGESGEEVASATLKVGHYEPKRHRRRYGWGLL, from the coding sequence ATGATCAAGTTTCTCTCGTTGCTGATGTTCGTCAGCCTGCCCTTTTCCGCGCATACAGCAGACCTGAACCTGACCCCCTCGCTGTGTGCAGTCGGTGAGGAACAGCAAACCTGCAGCCTGTCGGTGCGGGTAGCATTTGATGCGGATGAAGTCTCCCACTATTGCCTCACCATCCTGGGCAAGGGCCTGGTGCGCTGCTTCTGGAGTGGTACAAAAGAAGAGCTGGAAGTGTTCATTACCTCGGAAAAGGATCTGATCTTTCAGGTCACTGAGGGCGAAAGTGGAGAGGAAGTTGCTTCGGCTACGCTGAAAGTCGGGCACTACGAGCCCAAACGCCATCGTCGCCGCTATGGCTGGGGGCTGCTGTGA
- a CDS encoding MipA/OmpV family protein gives MHRTSLLALLLCAGPALSLASDRAAPEWELSLAAGHGVLENPLAGRADGETNFLPSFSYYGDRFFISNLAVGYSLLEERNFYVDLVARPNEDGLYYHLDDSEMTMGSLSFALGSAGGFGPQLEPIERDISLMAGPSVTLVGKYADLSLASFHDVTAVHYGSETHLSLDKVYPLFGGKLGLSLGAIKKDADLIGYYYHVTEAEGGMMARSFARQSPPEDVVDTYGRLHFSYPLTRNVEFRLGARYQLFDEEGRNPMVLGKSETMSWFAGFQYRFGSDR, from the coding sequence ATGCACAGAACATCTTTGTTAGCCCTGCTACTCTGCGCTGGCCCGGCATTGTCACTGGCCAGTGACCGTGCCGCGCCTGAATGGGAATTGAGCCTGGCAGCCGGTCACGGTGTGCTGGAGAACCCCCTCGCCGGACGGGCAGATGGCGAGACCAATTTCCTCCCCTCATTCAGCTACTACGGCGACCGCTTCTTTATAAGCAACCTTGCCGTCGGCTACAGCCTGCTGGAAGAGCGCAACTTCTACGTCGACCTGGTGGCGCGCCCTAACGAGGACGGGCTTTACTACCACCTGGATGACAGTGAAATGACTATGGGTTCGCTGTCGTTTGCCCTCGGCAGCGCCGGCGGTTTTGGGCCGCAACTCGAGCCGATAGAGCGGGATATCTCCCTGATGGCCGGACCGAGCGTGACTCTGGTGGGCAAGTATGCGGACCTGTCCCTCGCCTCCTTTCACGACGTCACCGCAGTTCACTACGGCAGTGAGACTCACCTGAGTCTCGACAAGGTGTATCCGCTGTTTGGTGGCAAGCTCGGGCTCAGCCTGGGCGCCATCAAGAAGGACGCCGACCTGATCGGCTACTACTACCACGTCACCGAGGCGGAGGGCGGCATGATGGCGCGCAGCTTCGCGCGACAGAGCCCTCCGGAGGATGTGGTGGACACCTACGGCCGCCTGCACTTTTCCTACCCGTTGACCCGGAACGTGGAGTTCCGGCTCGGCGCCCGCTACCAGCTATTCGACGAGGAGGGAAGGAACCCAATGGTGCTCGGCAAGAGCGAGACGATGAGCTGGTTTGCCGGCTTCCAGTACCGATTTGGGAGTGACCGATGA